TAACCCATTATGGGTCGATGCTATGAATAAGGAGATTACCGCACTCAATTCTAACCACACATGGGATCTCGTTGAATTGCCACTCGGCAAGAAGCCCATTGGGTGTAAATGGGTCTACAAGACCAAATTACATGCTGATGGGTCTTTGGAACGCTGCAAAGCACGTTTGGTCGCCAAAGGATTTACTCAACAACACGGTATTGATTACGACGAAACATTTTCGCCTGTTATCAAAATGAGTTCTGTTCGTTGCCTTATTGCCCTTGCTGCTAACCGTAAATGGCCTTTGTTTCAACTAGACGTAAACAACGCCTTTCTTCATGGCGATCTTAGTGAAGAGGTCTATATGAAAGTCCCTCCGGGTGTTCCTCATAAGGCTAAACAGGTTTGTCGTTTACGAAAATCTCTTTACGGTTTAAAACAAGCCTCTCGTAAGTGGTTTGAAAAGCTAGTCAGTGAATTAATTTCTTTGGATTATATTCAGTCACGGAATGACTATAGTATGTTTATCAAGAGGTCATCTAGTACTATCACCATTGTTGCTGTTTATGTCGACGATATTATCGTTACAGGTGATAACTCTCAGGAAATTAACGATCTCAAGTCTCATTTGGATCATGTCTTTAGCATCAAGGACTTAGGTATTCTTCATTATTTTCTGGGCCTTGAAGTAGGTTATGTTACGAATGGCATAATCCTAAGTCAGCGAAAATTTACTCGAGATATTTTAAGGGATTGCACGTTCGATATTTCCAAACCAACCGTGACACCATTACCATTACATTTGAAACTTTCAGCTACAGCAGGTCCTTTATATTCTCAGCTAGAGTATTATCGTTCTCTCGTGGGCAAATTGAATTATTTAACAAATACACGCCCGGATCTTTCCTATGCTGTCCAGACTTTGAGTCAATATATGCAGAATCCTAGACAGTCTCATTTTGATGCTCTTTGTCACACTATTCGCTATGTGGCTCATATAGTTGGCCAAGGAATTTTACTCAATGCTGCATCTTCTCTGACTCTTCAAGCATTTTCGGACTCCGACTGGGCATCTTGTGTTGATTCTAGAAAATCTATTACGGGCTATATCATGCTTTTTGGCCATTCTCCAGTGTCTTGGAAGTCGAAAAAACAATCGACCGTGTCTCGTTCCTCAGCAGAGGCTGAGTATCATGCAATGGCCTCTGCTGCTTCAGAGGTAACCTGGTTAGTTCGTCTTCTCGAAGAGCTTGGTGTTACCAATCTTAAACCAATTACTCTTTACTGTGACAATCAGTCCGCCTTATACATAGCCAAAAATCCGGTCTTCCACGAACGCACTAAACACATTGAACTTGATTGTCACTTTACTCGTGACAAAGTCCTCGAGGGTTTACTTCAACTTTCTTACCTTCCTACTCAGCACCAACTAGCAGACATTCTCACCAAGATATTACCTTCACCTCAGTTTAAAGATTTGCTTTCCAAGCTGGGTATGTCGCTGTCACACACCATCTCGCCATCTCCCAGCTTGAAGGGGGGTATTAGTTAATCTATCAGCTTGTACATTCCATCTCAGCACAGCTCATGGTCTCTGTTTATTTAAACAGCCTGTCATAGCTGCCACGTAGGCGTAACAGAATTAGTGACTTACATCACCTATATATAATCAGATAGACTTAGCTGTGAAGTAACAAACTGAAACACAATGATAGAAATATAGAAATACACTTTCCTCCCTGTAAATAAACACTGATTCTTATAGATAAAGCTTCGATCATTTCCTTCATACTTGAATGTTAATGTGCGTTTTTGATGTTCTCTTCAATCTTAGTTAGATAACTGAAACTTACATCTCAACACATGATATAAATAAATTGATGAAACCGGATTAAATGACAAATTAAGTATCATTCCATCATAAAAATTCAAAAGTGAACAGCTTGTACGAACGTATATATAAGCTGGTACTATGAACAACTTCTTTTCATTTgacaaaattaaaaaaaaggaattatttaattaattaattgcaGAACAAACTTTTCGAATTTCACCGTCAGTGCCAGTTTTCACTCCAACATTAGTCATTCTAATCATGGCTCTTCCAAACTCAACGTTTAACGTCAATCCAGCCAACCCTCTAATCCCTATAAACCTCCGTACAAAGTTCTTTGTTGTACTGTCCTGCCACAAGCTTTGATCGGATTCGAGAATTCCGCGGTTTCTCTGAACATTTTTGAAGAAAGAATGATCGAATGTGTCACCGCTTCCATAGTCCAAAGCGATACGTTTATTTCCATCTCCGTTTTGAGGACAAAGAGATTGAAGTGTTGGAAGAAATGTGGGATCAATGGTAGGATCAGCACCGCCAGAAGTAGTGAAATTGTAGAGTCtgtagcttacgaattggcaaGCAACTGTTCCAATAGTGTGTCCTCCTACAATGCAAACAATATTAATATTAGTCTGTTACAGCAGAGTGAGACTATTGCATGCATGTGACAGGCGGATCCTCTAAGGGGCAAGAGGGGTCATCCGACCCTCTTATTATGTAATGCTTCGAAAGTCTAGAGTTTATGTAATGCTTACCAACAAGAGTAACAAGATCTTGAGCACTCAGACCTACGTCAGCAAATTTTTTCTTTTGAACAGCGACCGAGTCTGTGAAACCTGGCAAATTAGCCGTATCGGAAGCTAATGACACCCTTCCGTCTCTCCTGCCTGTTGGCACACGGTATGTCAATCCACCGACCTGTAACAAACACATAAAACAAATCAGTCAATAATATAAAACGAGTCCATTTATGAATGCGTAATGTTCAGATTATAAAGAGCATGAATACGTAATATTACCGCAACTGTAGAGTCACGACCAGCAAGAGCAAGGATATCAGCACAAGACACAACTCCAGGGCATGCTGCCTCCAGTTGTGTTTTGGCATCATCAATGACTTCATATCCCCTCAACAAAAGATTCGGCCTAGCTGTTTTCTCAGCATTGCTGCCATCGATAAGAATCGAGGCATCGCAACCATGAACAAAGCAATCATGGAAGATCATTCTTAGCAATCCGGGAGCAACTGCAGTATTGCCCTTGACATGTTTCCTTACTGTGGCTGTAACAATTGATTCAGCTCTCGGACAAGAAGTCGAATAAAACCCGACCCTAGTTTGTGCCAATGCCAGAGGTGCTACAAGTAAAAGAAGAACTAAAAGAGTGCAGTTGTTATGGTAAGAATCCATTTGATGAGCTCTGTAATGTGTTGTTTTGAGTTGATTGTATGAATTAAAGCAGACGAAGATGGTGTATTTATAGTTACACGAGAGTGAGTAGAAAATGAATAAACGTGTGGGGATTACAACTTGCAAGCTAAGGCTGCCCAAATTATTGAACTTGTCATCTACAGAAATTTTCAGTCAAATACAGTTACATTAAATAGATATCGAGTTTTATATTCTGGGAGAGAAATAGATTTAAATCATTCAAGTTTGGGTTATATGAATTTGAAAGGGTTATTTTAGTTATCTATCAAAAAACTTATATGATAATTTACAATCTATTAGCCAAGAAAAAACCTATAATCTTAATTTAAACTTTTACCATGTTGCTCGGGTTACTTTATATTATGAAGTGgtatattaaattataaaaattgacATTAATCAAATAGGaaattaaattattataatatGAAACATTTTTTAAGGAGTTCAAAAGTATGTATTTTTGTGCAGTCTTTTTTTGGATGGATCGAAAATGAAAATTTTGACATTATCGTGAAGTTAAAGTTGCGAAAAACGAATGAAATGATATTATTGTGAAGTCGAGGTGCGACCAACAAGTACTACAAGAAAATAAGGTTAAATGCAACTGCGTAAATATAACTGGACCCAAATTCAAccacatttggttgaatttaagggcacggctaaattcaaccgcatgcATTTAAAACACAATTATATTTACACAACcgaatttaaaaataaataagacCATCTAAATATAATTGTCATCAAATACAACCGAAATCAGTTAATTTCGCCGCCCCTAAATTCGATAGAAAGTGGTCGAATTTAGCCGCGTCAAAAATGGAGGAAATCATCTTGCCAATTAAATTATTAGGCACTCCTAAATACAAAACATATCAGTTGCATTTAGCATTTGGAAATGACGGGTTTTCTTTCCCTTTCTTCTAGTTTGAATTTTCAGAGGGCGCCAAATAGGCAGCTCACAAATGTCAAAAATTAATTTCTTAGAaacaaatcagaaaaataaaataattatctTAAATATTTATCCTagatattataattaatattaatgGTTTTTAAATAAGTTCAGTTGTTCTCGttcgaatttataaattcaaCCGGTTTCAGTGAAACACATAAATTCGACTGATTTTTGCTAATTGTATTTACTCGTTTTTTTCGTAGTAAAGTTATGCAGAATAAATTCAAAATTTGAACCTCCAATTGTACAGATACAAATTAATAAATTTGAATACAAGTAGCTAATTAATTTAATTAACATCCAATACCTTTTGGTGTAAAGATATTTATCTCAATTCTTTTAAGAATGTTTATTACTCGAATTTATTGTCAAATATAAAGCAAGTGTGCGACTCTGTCTAACTAGCACATTACAATATTTTGTATAGAATTGCAGTTTTGATTGATAACTCAAACAATATCTATCAGGGCATGATGAATAAAGTACTAGTAATTCAAGGAGAATGCATGAAATGAGTACTAGTATTTGTATATACATTATTTTCAAAAGATCGTTTAACCGGAGAACATGCGATTATAATTTACTGTTTGTTCGACTCGATCATTGTTGTAGATGCCGTATGacttttaattattaaattaacacctttgttcttaaaaaaaatattttaaattaatattaagatttttgGGAAAGCCTAGGTCTgaatatatataaaatttatttttgtaGATTTTGATTCAAAATGTACAATATTAGAAATAGTATACTAATATAAGGTCAAGCCCCCACAAAGTTGAACTTGTTAAATAATGTACTGGTGACATTCTGACATGCACTGCATGATTAACTAAAAACCAAAGGGCAGGGGAACCTGCAGTTGACCGAGGCAGTTGtcaatatatatatctatatatgaCCAAACGTCTTCGAAAAAACAAAAGAATACGCGTAAGGGTCAATCAAAATTTTTATGCTTTTTTATGCGAGATAAAGATGGTTCCATGCTATGGTGCATATCACAGCGGCACGGGTATGTCAAGATGGGCATGCGATGACGTCAATTAGTTGGGCATGTCATGACGTCATTCGGCATAcctttttactaattttttttattttttaataattattttaatattagtaatattcagaaataataaatataattttaaaatatttacatatattttaatatctaaaaaattactaatttaaatgagtattttgATGGTATTTGGTTGTTACTGTCAactaactttaattttatattcaagttcactgtatattagtataataattatttattaaattttattatatttaattgataaatgaCATGACATTTGGGCATGCCTTTTGGCAAAAGCATGTCTATAAACATGCCTTCGGGGAATTCCGTGACAGGTACCCTACTTCATGCACTATTAACAAACTTCTAATTAACACGTACTTTCACTAGTAGACCTTTACCCCTTACTCCCGAGTTTTAAAAAGGAAGTAAAGTAAGTATAGGGTAAGTAAAGTAGTTTCATTTTCTTCCGGAATCGTGCTCCCGAGTTTATAAAATGAGCGAAAGCAAGTGTTAATAAATGCAAATTTGACAATTTTCCACTCCAAAACTTTCACTCCAAAAATGGGATGAAAGTACTTTACCTTCTAATCACTTCCTTCATTCCCATTAAAAAACTCGGGAGCAAGCCCTTAATCTATTTGCTTAAATCACTAATCATTGAGCTTCATGGTCTAAATGACGTGATTTCAAAATATTTACGAGTAGTAGATCATGTTTTCTTTGTGGACTTTTTAAAAAGTTTATTGTATCTTTTTAGGGGACGATAAAATATTATATTCAATTTCTATTTATTCAAGTTTAATATAGAAAATGCTAATagaatttaaatataaaaatatttttattgtgAAAATTTTCTgacatttatattattaaaatatgaataattcTAGAGGCCCAAAATTGGGATACAAAATGGATCCCAAATCCCACGTGTCATAATCTCATTGGTTATAATACAGTTAATAATAATAAACCCCGTTcacataaaattattttaaattgtcAAATCAACGG
This Apium graveolens cultivar Ventura unplaced genomic scaffold, ASM990537v1 ctg5390, whole genome shotgun sequence DNA region includes the following protein-coding sequences:
- the LOC141702632 gene encoding peroxidase N1-like; this encodes MDSYHNNCTLLVLLLLVAPLALAQTRVGFYSTSCPRAESIVTATVRKHVKGNTAVAPGLLRMIFHDCFVHGCDASILIDGSNAEKTARPNLLLRGYEVIDDAKTQLEAACPGVVSCADILALAGRDSTVAVGGLTYRVPTGRRDGRVSLASDTANLPGFTDSVAVQKKKFADVGLSAQDLVTLVGGHTIGTVACQFVSYRLYNFTTSGGADPTIDPTFLPTLQSLCPQNGDGNKRIALDYGSGDTFDHSFFKNVQRNRGILESDQSLWQDSTTKNFVRRFIGIRGLAGLTLNVEFGRAMIRMTNVGVKTGTDGEIRKVCSAIN